Genomic segment of Aquarana catesbeiana isolate 2022-GZ linkage group LG02, ASM4218655v1, whole genome shotgun sequence:
TGAGTTATTACTAAGTCCTGGGGTAAAATAGTGATATTGCTAATTAAAAGTTGGAGTTAACCAATCAAAGTTTAACAAATGAAACAAAGAATTGCAATAGGTACTGTAAGTGCTTTTGTTTTGCTTCCCTTATTGTTATTCAGCTGTTAGAGAATTAGCCAGAGGGAAATCATACTAAAATGTTTCCACTCAATGTTATGTTTTGAGTATATGACTAATCTATTTAATCTTTATTATGTTGCTAAAGTGGAACTCTATTTTGCGATGGACCAGGGAACTATTATAACTTCTGTTATTCACATTATTTATTGCTGTCATTGTCCCCACTGGAGATATTTCCCTTTACTGTCTCAGGAACATGACAGGAAATTTATAAAAGTCTCCCCACTTTTGACAATTGTCACTAAAACAGGTGTACCCTTTGAAAGATATCTCTCACCTCCACAAATATAGGATTTTGGATTACCCATTACTTTCTGTCCTGGTAACAATGGTGATGGTGAATCTCCCAAAAGAGGATGTAGACACTGGTTAGCACATGTAGAAAACCTTTGATGCTGTAGAAAAAGTTATAAAATTCTCGGTCTGGTAGACTGTGAATTGGCAGCTTatgctctgttcacatctaggcatttttgggcgtttttctgctgtaagcctcagctctaaaaacgcccaacaagacaaatcccattcatttcaatagcccctgttcacatctgagcattctgtcacctgaagcaaaacacccatcactcaaaaaagtacaggagcttcttttttggcagattacaggcattttctgctttttacattggtgaacttttcacctgtacaaaatcgcagcaaaatcgcatgactttctgcctgaaaatgaaacgtctaggtgtgaacagagccttacagATGTAGGAACAGCCGTCTCAGGTTGCATGTGCATTCATGTGCCAAGAAACCAGGGTTGAGACGgtgaatggaaagccattcatgGCAAGTTGTTTACATTGTcaccaatcatagtgatcacatgatactcGGTTACAGTTATCCAACGGTGACAGGAGGGGCACGCTACTCAATATGCAGTAGGCTCAAtcacatatacattatattaccaaaagtattgggacaccagtctccgttctaattcatcccaaatgtgttctatcgggttgaggtcagggctctgtgcaggccagtcaagttcttccaccccaaactcgctcatccatgtctttatggaccttgttttgtgcacttttccaaatcatttggttgggggggattatggtgtggggttgtatttcaggggttgggcttggccccttactctcagtgaaggaaactcttagggcgtcagcctaccaagacattttggacaatttcccaactttgtgggaaagtttggggatggccccttcctgctccaacatgactgcgcaccagtgcacaaagcaaggtccataaagtcatagatgagcgagtttggggtagaggaacttgactggccttccccccactccttcctcacaagctgtgattgacagcagcaggacccaATGGATTACGCTGCTGtctctctgtccagtgaggagagagagagctaagAGGGCCGCTGCTCTCAGGCACAACACTGGATTGaggtcaggctcaggtaagtaggtTGGGGGGAGCTGCATatatgcagaagtttttttttttttacctcaatgtagagaatgcattaaagaaAAGAACCTTTTGACTTTAGAACAACTAACCACCCTTTGTGGGAGCCCAGACAGGTTTCCAGGGGTATGGACTCATGCTTGACCAAAGGACTCTAAGGACTTTCTCACAAATTTAAGGTATGACTACCTCAAGGGGCAATCAGAGGCACCAGTAAattaaagctcatttggctgtacttatcctgtggatcacaggagtgcagtacattttgcactcctgtgacccgttttcagcagacagtgggctgaagtccgctgtctgcagATGTCAcaaagctggtccaggctcgggtaAGATCGTGACACTGCAGTCAGGATCCGCCCACGTGCCTGGgctgacacccagctcagcctttcagtgaacctctgagagcctgagccggacgctcccgtcccctccacagcccagtgagcgaggaggggtcagagcagacagcggtgactggcagtcaccagctctctgcttaaggagctgtgagaaccgagcaatctgcAGTGTtagatcgatcggttctcagtgttagagcctgcgggggacagatgcagtatcagaccaatgctgcatccacctaggtaagtataaatctgcaaaaaccccaaaccccatacttctcctATAATTAAGGGGCACTATAAAGATTATGTACAGGAATGTGTATTGAAGACATATTTGTTGAACGGTTCATTTGATATATTTAACCACGTGCCGACCAGCGTTATACACGTACGTCTCTAGACCTTAAGtgtttataccgggatgatgcctgcatcattctggtaccgttttttagagccgacagTCGGCTCGCTTGTAAAACCAATCCTAGAAAATGCACACGTCGGTCCCGCACACACGCCAACAGTGATTATCACACACATCAGGTATCACTGTGAACgccagatcatgggcagtaattctagcaccagatctcctgtATAAATCTAAAGCAGTAACCTGTACATTGTTTGTCGCTGTTGCACGGGTGTGCgtgattttaaagcatgacatgttttggtatctatttactcacatTAACATCgtctttcatattttaccaaaaatttggttaTACAGATGCAtctcataaaataaaaatataatcaaaaagttaatttattttagtaattctattcaaaaagtgaatctcatatattttatatagatgcattacacacagagtgatatatttcaagcctttctttcttttaattttgatgattatggcttacagctagtgaaaaccccaaattcagtatctcagaaaactagaatattacataagaccaataaaaataaggatttttaatacagaaatggtgGCTTAGTGAAAagcatgtccatgtacagtatagtatgcacttagtacttggtcggggctcctttttgcattaattactgcatcaatgcgatgtggcatggaggcgatcagtctgtggcactgctgaggtgttatggaagcccaggttgctgaAATCGGCCTTCAgttcgtctgcattgttgggtctggtgtctctcatcttcctcttgacaatgaaAAAGGAAGAAGGGGTTGGTACTTTATATGAGGCATCGAACATAGTTGAacaaatgcctccatccctgttacatGAAAAATATGGGGAAGGTTTGGGattttatatgaagcatgcagccAGGGAGATGACACGACAAAAGTGTGTCTGGTGGGTAATTATTAAATAGAACTATAAATGTTACATTATAGCATAATGCATGACAAGGAAAGTAAAATACATGAAATTAATTTCATACAGAATATATAGTAACATAATAAtatagtaacatagtaacatatTGGTTCATATTGTAAACATTAATAAAAACACCAAACTCAACGCGTTTTGTGGCTgccgccactcttcaggagaagaTGTAATGTAAGATAGGAGTCTATAAAAATATTGAAGCTAGACCACTATCTTACAtcttctcctgaagagtggcggcAGCCACAAAACGTGTTGAGCTATTAGATGACCCCCTTGTTTATATTTCAAGATTACTACTAATAATATACTGACTACGCTTTACTGGAGTGTACCAATTTATGCAAGATTATGTTTTTATATTGTGGAGAtacacaacaatgagtttggtgTTTTTATTAATGTTTACAATATGAACCAATATTTTACTATGTTACTATATTATTAGACTACTATATATTCTGTATGAAATAAATCGTATGTATTTTACGTCCTTGTCATGCATTATGCTATTATGTAACATTTATAGTTCTATTTTACTAATTACCCACCAGACACACTTTTGTTGTGTCCTCTCCCTggctgcatgcttcatataaagtcccaacccttccCCATATTTTTCCTCTTGACaaaaccccacagattctctatggggtctAGGTCaaacgagtttgctggccaatcaagcacagtgattccATGACCATTAAACCAGGTACTGGtaattttggcagtgtgggcaggtgcaaaGGCCTGCTGGAAAGTGAAATTGCCATCTACATGAAGCTGGTTAGCAGAGGGAATCATGAAGTGCTCTATAATTTCCTGGTAGAGGAACactagcagatgacatggctccccaaatcatcaataACTGTGGAAGACTGGTAGACTGCTATAGAGAATAATGACTGTATGACCATTATGTGCATGTTTACTTCACATGGAGGTCCGTGCTACTGGCCAGAGAAAAGGTCAGGGCCTAAACAGTGCCCAAGAATGGACAGGCAGTGGCAGTTGGAGCGTGCTTAGTATGAATGGGAGGTACAAATTATGATTAGCCAGCTTGCTTTGGTGTATTGATATATTATATTCCCCCTACTCACCTATACTTGATGGGAAACAAAGCATTCTCCTGCTATTCCCCAgaactctggaattcacttccaaagaacatcagaAAATCAccttctctaaactcattcaaatcaaatctaaagaCTTTTTTCTTAATACAAGCTTTCACATAATTGTTCCTTTTTTACCGTATGTATttagtgtgtttttgtttctcttgtCTTTGTAAAGCAGtttgagaagctacctttaaaggcactatataaacaaaagattattattattattttattttaggtacAGTTATTATTTAAGCAGCATTGCAAGCTAAAAGTAAACTATGCTCAATTCTAGAAGGTCTGAAGCAAACCTGTCACAAATCTGGGCATTTCAAACAACTTTACCCTAAATTTTAGTGGGAAAATACATACCAAAGATTAGCCAAAACCACATATCAAAATTGTCAGTAGATAAGTCTTATGCAAATATTTACCTTTAAAAAAGGAGCTTGACTAGTACCCATCATAAGACCTCAAATggtcttttaaagaggaagtaaagtcttattttttacttgtacctacaggtaagcctataataaggcctataataaggcactgtaaatatcttctaaacttgcacagtttaggagatattcagagtgcatgaagCCAATGATGTCATCgcagcatgcgctctgaaggtctggcttacCGTGTTGGACCTTCAGAGCAGTTAAAAACGGCTCCGGCGCTCACACGTCGgagtctgcgaacccggaagaaacacccgGAAAAATGTCAGCTGCCTCAACGGTGTGCAGGCGCCTCTGTCttacattatgcctttgtcttacagttttttttccccccagggtttacaaccgctttaatgtgaTAGATACCTTTTAATGACCAAAAGAGAGGCATTGGAGATAGGTTAGACAGGCTCAAGATTTACATATAGCCTctgattctgtattttttttttatatgctcagTTTGAAATGCCCAGGTTTGTGACGTGTTCACATTTAGGAAACTCTAAATCTTTTGTCCCGCCTAGATTCACATAGGTTTGTCTGATTTTAATTAGCTCTGATGCAGTTAGTACAATCTTCACAAGGAAGACTTaaaatgattgtttaaaaaaatataatatattcagtATTCACAGAACATATATTTACTGTCCTTATTCTTTTggggaataaatattatttttggtAAGTATGTTAGGCTTGGCCTGATTAAAGAGACGTAATTATGGAAATAGTTGCACAGGATATTTTATCTTTGCCTGTTTTCTCCAACATTGAAGCAAAATACTAAAATAAATTGCTACCAAAAgaaagcacccccccaccccccccccccgacctgaaTAATCTATTTAAAGATGAATTTGAGATatagcaatttttacatagttacattggttcaatcTGGACCATGTAAGTGTGTACAGTATGTGCTGTACCTGGctaatccctgtggaagctggaaatcactttaatgggcaccactactacagtgattgctgctagctTACAGGGGCTGCATTGTTGcctactgaacacaggaggtagcCTGCTCAGGATGGGCACCGTTCAGAGAACACTTTATATTTTCTCAATAATGGaatgtgttctctgattggatgaggtggagagtgtgacGTCATTTCatacaatcagagaatgctttgcatataTTAAAAGGATacagtgtggttgatttactaaaactggagagtgcaaattctggtgcagctgtgcattgtagccgatcagcttctaaactcagcttgttcatttaagctttgacaataaaacctggtttctatgcagagccacaccagcttttgcactctccagttttagtaaacgcCAAAGTGTTCTCCAAATGGAGCTTGTGCCGATGGAGCGGTCTCCTGTATTCAAAATACAGTAGGCCAGCTGCTCACCACAGGACCTGGAAGATagaggagatcactgtagtagtggggcctacagtgatttccaggttcCAGGAGGAAGtacacaggtatggcatatgcatacttacagtgATCCAAGctttgtaaaaattgccatacttgAAATTCATCTTTAAAACTGTAAATGTAgctgttggttaaaaaaaaaacaaaaaaacaaccaagTATGAAGAATCTAAAATCTTTATTTTCAAATAACAAAATAATTTGACTTTGTTTAATTTTCCCTAATTCATACATGGTATATCTAtgtctgaaaaaaaattaaactgttgAGGACTCCTAAAATGCATTGTGAGAGAATGTAACTGTTTGGTAGTGACATCATATATGAGATGAAGTAAAAGAAGCCTCTATTACAAGGACATTTTTAAAGGAACCCATCAAAACAAATGGAAGGTTTTGCCAACAGAAACCATCTTATAGCTGACATTTTTGTACTACAACCATGAAAATGGATTGAATGGCAATATTGCCATGGGTCACACACTTATCCTGTCTGTGATAGATAGCATTGAACTACAACCTCAAACATGCTGTGCTCATGAATACTAGTAGAATACAATAGTAGCCCCAGGCTGATAATCCTGACATAATGGCTTACTTTCTCTTGTTGTCAAAAAGGCAGACCTGTGGATTTAATACTGATAAAGTATAGAACAGCACCAAAAACAAATTTAAATACAACAGGAAGAGTAATGGGAAATTAAATTGGCCTCACAGTTTAATTATATCCATAACATTCACAGGTATTGCAGGTACTGATGTACAGTGCAGACATAAACAACTTCACATTCCACTACTGTATAGGACTGAGGATAGTACACACAGTTTGACCCTCCAAAATACATACTTTAGATTTAAACTGTAAAATAATGGCAATAATAATCAGCAGAAATAAAGTGTCCCATCCTAAATATACTACACTGATGTTTGTGCTGGGAAAAACCATTTAAAGAAAAACTTTGCTGACAGAAATATGGAGACAGCCATTGATGACCTTCTTCTAGCAATGCTAGTTGGCTGGTGTCATGATAGCCTTACGCCTTGCATATTTTCATCCATATTATATGGATCCATATATCATCTACATTATATATAATCCATATAATATATTTTCTAAACaattgacctggaacaagaagacAGCCAGTGAAGTCAGAACTAATGATCTGCACACTTTTTGTTAGTCAGAGTAATAAAGAAATCAGATCAACGTGAGAGCCAGGTAACTAGTATTTTCCGAGGTTAACAATAACAAACTCTACATGGCTTTCAGAACAGGTGTTCTTTTCTGTAGCAGTGGAATCATAATCAAACAGTATTACCATCATGTTACTTTTTAAAACTGGCAAGTGAAAAGTGGTGGCGATGCCCACAGCAGCCAGAGAGAGCAAATGTTAGTTTTTGTGCGTACATTTCGAGGCAATGATTTAGTTTGTAGCTGTAGGCAACACCCCCATTTTACACTTATAGGATATCACAAATGCAATATTAGTATAATAGATGTAAAAAGTAATGTGCAAAATGCAATAACCCTTGGCAACCATCCATCAGTTTTTCACCAATATGACTACATGCTCCATTGCTATAGGTtactatgggttactgcacataATCATTATATTGAATGAACCTTGTGATAGTTCTGTCTATGTTGGCAAAGCTCAGGCAATGTAATAGTTTACCTGATGAAATGTtacctaattaaaaaaaatgtattaagtgaGAAAAGCTGTTCAGTCGTACATACATCATTAAATATTTGCGTTACCAAATAGCAATCCATTTTGTGCTTAGAATGAAAGTGAATTTCAGTCCTTAATAAATCTATATGAAAAAATCAGAGTACAGTGTCTTTAGATTTAAATATCACTACAATATATTCACAGTCTGCAAATGTCTTACCCCTGAGTTTAAACAGTTCACAGAATTTTTTGCCTACAATATTTTCACTTGCAGGTCTGATATGAGTTAATTAGTCCAGAACTTTATTTTGCATTGGCAAAGTGTTCTTTAGATCAAACCTTGTCTTTTCATTTGTGCGTCTGCAAAGCTGTCCGAATAAACACAAAATAGTTGTATAAAGTTACCAGTATTTTGCTCAGTGCATAGAGAGAGAATGTTGGTATGCTGATCCTTGAAAGCATCCAAGCTGCCAAGTAAATGGTCCAGGAGTTGGTTCTGTGAAACTGTCCATGTGGTTCTGATAGTAGCTGCCCCTGACACCAATACTGTAGTTCCCATGTGTGTAGTATGGAAAGCCCGGCATGGGACTGTCCTCTGTTGGACTTCCATAAGAGCACTGCATGTATGGGGCCTCAGGTGATAgtctggtgtagtaaggagagggACATGGCTGAGGTTGCGTGGCCTCCTCATAGCTTGGATGTGCAGAGACAGTGTGATGTGTCTGTGGTGGCACCAAGAAGTCCTGAGGGCTGCTGTCTTTGACCCCTGGCTGTTTGTGCCCACTAAATTGAAGGTGGCATTCAGGGTGGCTACAGATCGACTTCTGTGGAGGGCTGGAGTGTAAGAACATGGACAGTGTAGATATCCTGTTAATGGCTCTCTTCAGGGTTGATATTTTGGACAACCTCTTGCCACTTAGGTCATGTTTAACAGCCAGACGCAAAGCATTAAATGCCTGGTTGTAGTCCAGGATCCTTTTTCGTTCCCTGACATTGGCCGCTACTCGCCTGGCCTTTGACCTCACTGGCCTTGTCCTTTTCTTGGGTTTGGCTTCTTCTACTTCACTCTCAGTGGCTGTCCCCTGGAATTTCCCAACAGACTGGGCAGGGGTCCCATCTGCTTCATCTTCCACATCTTGCTCGTACTCAGAGTAGTCTGATTCAATGAGACTCATTGCAGCTGCAGTCACTCTTCAGCCACAGCTTAGTGATTGGTTTTAGTTGAATGTCTCTTACGGCTTGGCTTTTAAAGATTTAAGTTTATGTCCACGCTATCTACTCCCTCTCCAAGCCACTCCCTAAAAGGGCAGCCTACTTCTTAAGTACTGCTTGCCCTCATTTTTTATGACACCTCATAAGTACTCTAACAAGCACCTTGGGTCTTCTTTTTATGACCTGCCTGCAGGTAAACGGGCCAAAGTTTGATAGCTTTGTCAAGAAAGATCATAGAAAACATGCAAATGCCTGTTGtatgtactctgacatactgatcTTCCAAATTACACAGCAGTACACGTATTTTCTCCTCTTACAACAAATTACAGGTCTTCCTGTTTAACCTATTGTGGCTGATCACCTTCATACTTGTACTGCCAGAGGGAGCAACAACACAGTTCACTAGGCAATGTAGTTCACACCTCAGTGATAGGCTCAACAAATTCCTAAATACAAAACACTCAGCAATCATTTTATCTATATGAAGAATATTATAGATCACCATGTGGTATAAGAAATAATACTTATTAAATATCCTAAAAACACGTATTCACATATTTAGATGACAAAGGTGTTTTCTATAGCTGGACAGTACTGTATGTCACACCTGCAAACAAATGTATGTTTATACAGTAGTGATTTAATTGATCAAACAGGCATTCCTAACTTTTTATGATCAAAACTCCCTCAATGGATTTCCCAATATGTACCCATAATCCCCTTTGCCTGACTTCAGAATCATTACCTTTATCAGTGCTATTTGGTACCAGCATGGTGAATAATTTTAGGCTAGGAAAAGAACAGCTACAAGAAAATATTAAGTATTTTATTATAGTTATTCAAATAAGACACACTGGTGCACTGCAGTTTGGCCGCAGCGTGGATGTATCCTGGTTTTTGTACATTTTACCCATGGGTTAACCCGAGGTCCATAGACTTCTACTAGGTCATGCATTTTTGCCaaattttctgaaagcgcaccaaaaggcctgcatgctgcatctttggtgtgcttttaGAAAACACTGCAAAAACATGCGGCCTAAGTCTATGGGATCGTGGGTAAAATACACTAAAACTGTGGACACACCCACGCTGCAGCCAAACTGCAGCACACCGGTGTGAACTCAGCCCTAACTGTAAAATCACAATACACAAGCTAGCTAAAATATGTGACATTTTTGAGGACTTGTCAAATAAAGAAAGGTGTAAGTAGGGGCTGGACAGAGGGTGAGAGCAACCTAACTTTGAAATTAAAATGATCAtaaacataataacaaaataaatattaGGATGTTTATGATaacatttttaatatttgtatttgaGATTTTGAAATTAATAaagagattataaaaaaaaaaaagaacacctgtcagtttttattgttttgtgtgcccctgttagggagtgTCACCCTTGTGATCATGTTTACCACtattgaaagtgaacgtaaaagaaaatcctaatttttgtgacaccagaacagtaatacagGGAAAATCCTCCAATTgggacattaagacccctttcacactggggcggtttgcaggcggtattgcgctaaaaataccgcctgcaaaccgccactaaacagcctccgctgtttgttcagtgtgaaagcccgagggctttcacactgaagcggtgcgcaggcagggcggtgaaaaaagtcctgcaaaccgcttttttggagcagtgaaggag
This window contains:
- the BHLHA9 gene encoding class A basic helix-loop-helix protein 9, with product MSLIESDYSEYEQDVEDEADGTPAQSVGKFQGTATESEVEEAKPKKRTRPVRSKARRVAANVRERKRILDYNQAFNALRLAVKHDLSGKRLSKISTLKRAINRISTLSMFLHSSPPQKSICSHPECHLQFSGHKQPGVKDSSPQDFLVPPQTHHTVSAHPSYEEATQPQPCPSPYYTRLSPEAPYMQCSYGSPTEDSPMPGFPYYTHGNYSIGVRGSYYQNHMDSFTEPTPGPFTWQLGCFQGSAYQHSLSMH